In Tubulanus polymorphus chromosome 2, tnTubPoly1.2, whole genome shotgun sequence, a single window of DNA contains:
- the LOC141898376 gene encoding glutaredoxin 3-like: protein MAAAIMDIADQKSFDKLLVDSGKNLIVVHFQASFATQCTQMNEVMQELAKDTQYINVKFVKVDAESIPEISERFSVEAVPTFIFIKNGEVEGRLDGANAPQFTEKVKKLASINVGVATTPVQQPPKQDLNERIKKLIASHPVMVFMKGSPAEPRCGFSRQLVQILADHEAKYGHFDILQDNEVREGLKKYSDWPTYPQLYVDSELIGGLDIIKELVSSGEFKSTLGSLNDRLKELINKAKVMLFMKGNPETPRCGFSRTVIEIMNETGVKYETFDILTDNQVRQGLKTYSDWPTYPQLYVNGELIGGLDIIKELKSSGELKSTLEGEN from the exons ATGGCGGCTGCAATTATGGATATCGCTGATCAAAAGTCTTTTGATAAATTACTCGTAGATTCGGGAAA GAATCTTATAGTGGTTCATTTCCAAGCATCATTTGCGACACAATGCACTCAAATGAACGAAGTGATGCAAGAATTGGCGAAAGATACACAATACATCAATGTCAAATTTGTTAAG GTTGATGCTGAATCAATTCCTGAGATTTCTGAACGGTTTTCCGTTGAAGCGGTTCCTACTTTCATATTCATCAAG AATGGAGAAGTTGAGGGTCGTTTAGACGGAGCAAATGCTCCACAATTCACAGAGAAAGTCAAGAAACTCGCTTCAATAAATGTCGGTGTTGCCACAACTCCAGTACAGCAGCCACCTAAACAG GATTTGAATGAAAGAATAAAGAAGTTGATTGCGTCACATCCAGTTATGGTATTCATGAAAGGTTCTCCTGCGGAACCGAGATGCG GTTTCAGTCGACAACTGGTACAGATTCTTGCTGACCACGAAGCTAAATATGGACACTTTGATATTTTACAGGATAATGAAGTTAGAGAAG GATTGAAGAAGTATTCTGATTGGCCGACGTATCCTCAATTATACGTAGATTCTGAGTTGATCGGAGGTCTCGATATAATCAAAGAGTTGGTGTCTAGTGGAGAATTTAAATCTACTTTAGGAAGTCTTAATGACAG GTTAAAAGAATTGATCAATAAAGCTAAAGTGATGTTGTTTATGAAAGGAAATCCGGAGACACCGCGTTGTGGATTTAGTCGGACTGtgatagaaataatgaatgaaaCTGG ggtgaaatatgaaacctttgaTATTCTAACTGATAATCAAGTCAGACAAGGATTAAAGACGTATTCAGACTGGCCGACTTACCCTCAATTATACGTTAACGGAGAATTAATAGGTGGTTTAGATATTATCAAG GAATTGAAATCATCTGGAGAACTGAAGTCAACTTTAGAAGGTGAAAACTAA